From one Bombyx mori chromosome 5, ASM3026992v2 genomic stretch:
- the LOC101746872 gene encoding uncharacterized protein LOC101746872, whose product MVSKFIVFVTALALCHAKPFLIAGPQPYYGRIESTPSIAYGFGSGFSSNIGGITHTSGIGHSFQTGNAEAYGGGFANSDGPAYASGIGIANTGVQPQQYYRTYNVQPAVYRPAPTYTSYQPAIYNTGYYRDQGSAIASAQNLNNYGTSIAQSQSGSRQGSAVSTVSNLRGLGYGSVASATANDGFGTVISSADSRGTAISSAQTRDGQGDYSNVVSAAQNIGGYRASTAQSVQQSGGTTQQSGASSIDGPGIQASHTHSVKTF is encoded by the exons ATGGTGTCCAAGTTTATCGTGTTTGTTACCGCTTTGGCTTTGTGCCACGCCAAACCATTCTTGATCGCAG GACCTCAGCCATACTATGGCCGCATTGAGAGCACCCCCAGCATCGCTTACGGCTTTGGCAGTGGGTTCAGCAGCAACATTGGCGGCATAACTCACACTTCGGGCATCGGACACTCTTTCCAAACCGGCAACGCCGAGGCCTACGGTGGCGGCTTCGCCAACAGCGACGGTCCAGCCTATGCAAGTGGAATCGGAATCGCTAACACCGGAGTCCAGCCCCAGCAATACTACAGAACGTACAACGTTCAGCCTGCGGTCTACCGTCCTGCCCCTACCTACACAAGCTACCAGCCCGCTATTTACAACACAGGATACTATCGCGACCAGGGCTCAGCCATTGCTTCAGCTCAAAATTTGAACAACTACGGCACTTCCATCGCTCAAAGCCAATCCGGATCCAGGCAAGGATCAGCCGTGTCGACTGTCAGTAACTTAAGAGGTCTCGGTTATGGATCTGTAGCATCAGCTACCGCTAACGACGGATTTGGTACGGTCATCTCCAGCGCTGACAGTCGCGGAACTGCTATCTCGTCGGCTCAAACTCGTGACGGTCAAGGAGATTACAGCAACGTAGTATCGGCGGCACAAAACATCGGGGGATATAGAGCCAGCACCGCTCAGAGCGTCCAGCAAAGCGGCGGGACCACCCAGCAGAGCGGCGCCAGCAGCATCGACGGCCCCGGCATCCAAGCCAGCCACACTCACTCCGTCAAAACGTTCTAA
- the LOC101746734 gene encoding probable RNA-directed DNA polymerase from transposon BS translates to MSADWDGLREFYASYPWGRFCFSSADPDVCADRLKDVVLQGMELFIPSSEVPVGGRSRPWYNNASRDAAHLKRSAYVAWDNARRRRDPNISGERRKYNAASRSYKKVIAKAKSEHVARVGERLKSYPSGSRAFWSLAKAAEGNFCRSSLPPLRKSDDNLAHSAKEKADLLVKLFASNSTVDDGGATPPNIPRCDSSLPEICFTQCAVRRELRLLDVHKSSGPDGIPAVVLKTCAPELTPALTRLYRLSYCTNRVPSSWKTAHVHPIPKKGDRSDPSSYRPIAITSLLSKVMERIINTQLLKYLEDRQLISDRQYGFRHGRSAGDLLVYLTHRWAEALESKGEALAVSLDIAKAFDRVWHRALLSKLPSYGIPEGLCKWIASFLDGRSITVVVDGDCSDTMTINAGVPQGSVLSPTLFILYINDMLSIDGMHCYADDSTGDARYIGHQSLSRSVVQERRSKLVSEVENSLGRVSKWGESNLVQFNPLKTQVCAFTAKKDPFVMAPQFQGVSLQPSESIGILGVDISSDVQFRSHLEGKAKLASKMLGVLNRAKRYFTPGQRLLLYKAQVRPRVEYCSHLWAGAPKYQLLPFDSIQRRAVRIVDNPILSDRLETLGLRRDFGSLCILYRMFHGECSEELFEMIPASRFYHRTARHRSRVHPYYLEPLRSSTVRFQRSFLPRTIRLWNELPSTVFPERYDMSFFKRGLWRVLSGRQRLGSAPGIAEVHGRR, encoded by the coding sequence atgtcagcagactgggatggattgcgtgaattttacgcatcctacccatgggggcggttctgcttttcctctgctgatcctgacgtctgtgcggaccgtcttaaagacgtggtgctccaggggatggaattgtttattccctcctctgaagtgcccgttgggggtcgcagcagaccctggtataacaatgccagcagggatgctgcacacctcaagcggtccgcatacgtggcatgggataatgccaggagacgtcgggatcctaacatctcaggggaaaggcggaaatataacgccgcttccaggtcctacaagaaggtaattgccaaggcgaagtcggagcacgtcgctagagttggcgagcgattgaagagctatccctccgggagccgtgctttttggtcgctcgccaaagctgcagaaggaaacttctgcaggtctagtctcccaccactgcgcaagtccgatgacaatctggcccacagcgcgaaagagaaggctgaccttctggtcaaactcttcgcctcgaactcgactgtggacgacgggggtgccacaccaccgaacatcccccggtgtgatagctccctgccggaaatctgcttcacacagtgtgcagtcaggcgggagctcagactcctggacgtccataagtcgagtgggccagacggcatccccgcagtggttttgaaaacgtgcgcccctgagctgacacctgcgctaacgcgtttgtatcgcctctcttattgcactaacagggttccgtcttcatggaagaccgcccacgtccaccctatccccaagaagggtgaccggtcggacccatcgagctacaggcctatcgcgataacttccttgctttccaaggtgatggagcgaattataaatacacaactcctgaagtatcttgaagatcgccagctgatcagtgaccgacagtacggtttccgtcacggtcgctcagctggcgatcttcttgtataccttactcacaggtgggctgaagccttggagagcaagggcgaggctcttgctgtgagccttgatatcgcgaaggccttcgacagggtctggcatagggcacttctatcgaagttaccatcttacggaatccccgagggtctctgcaagtggatcgctagctttttggatgggcggagcatcacggtcgttgtagacggtgactgttctgataccatgaccattaacgctggcgttccacaaggttcggtgctctcccccacgcttttcatcctgtatatcaatgacatgctgtctattgatggcatgcattgctatgcagatgatagcacgggggatgcgcgatatatcggccatcagagtctctctcggagcgtggtgcaagagagacgatcaaaacttgtgtctgaagtggagaactctctggggcgagtctccaaatggggtgaatcgaacttagttcaattcaacccgttgaagacacaggtttgcgcgttcactgcgaagaaggacccctttgtcatggcgccgcaattccaaggagtatccctgcaaccttccgagagtatcgggatacttggggtcgacatttcgagcgatgtccagtttcggagtcatttggaaggcaaagccaagttggcgtccaaaatgctgggagtcctcaacagagcgaagcggtacttcacgcctggacaaagacttttgctatataaagcacaagtccggcctcgcgtggagtactgctcccatctctgggccggggctcccaaataccagcttcttccatttgactccatacagaggagggccgttcggattgtcgataatcccattctctcggatcgtttggagactctgggtctgcggagggacttcggttccctctgtattttgtaccgtatgttccatggggagtgctctgaggaattgttcgagatgataccagcatctcgtttttaccatcgcaccgcccgccaccggagtagagttcatccatactacctggagccactgcggtcatccacagtgcgtttccagagatcttttttgccacgtaccatccggctatggaatgagctcccctccacggtgtttcccgagcgctatgacatgtcctttttcaaacgaggcttatggagagtattaagcggtaggcagcggcttggctctgcccctggcattgctgaagtccatgggcgacggtaa